Proteins encoded in a region of the Acipenser ruthenus chromosome 11, fAciRut3.2 maternal haplotype, whole genome shotgun sequence genome:
- the LOC117426789 gene encoding uncharacterized protein LOC117426789 isoform X37: MGTQGPGRKRNPNRDRLTAEDDALNVIAREAESRLAAKRAARAEARDIRMKELERQQKEMSDDDERMSVGSRGSLRVEERPERDFAEKGSRSASTLSAATLASLGGSSSRRGSGDTSISADTEASIREIKDIHELKDQIQDVESRYMQGLKEMKDSLAEVEEKYRKAMVSNAQLDNEKSNFMFQVDTMKDSLMELEEQLAETRRELDEKVKEHERERHAHSVLQFQFNEMKENLRQSEELLAEIRQLKLKQESSVREVSDLQETIEWKDKKIGALERQKEYFDVIRTERDELRDEIVLLQDVIKKHGIVLGAELTTNGEVGNTVLDSTVHADSVKRSVPDSTPVLQTPGDGLIGKATEVEMKISLLADVGNKEILQSAGDEAEKQESLDDDAETQEGHVGEKAEENLAENEQLASVPSDDILNDPGDVQQREQSDIASQASSYLLETAETDSTLGSNAIAQSSVDDINQNDIHEHSPVLELTYSVDNGIVEANSLIAEGEIMSERETEVINREDEGGKEVVQVIITGPDDDMESETEQDLSDKEAETTEKGNSDGQQSVQSAEEMRIEGGETKTQEESLNSNKEESITGSAVTDKVSDEENAEHEVAQDPTEKVDEANSTGKERVQKAADSYIEGKETQEESDVKQLTEEVEVEGLVKVLGEGNAEKVEHEMAPGPTEKVDEANCTGEERVQTAKGTNIEGKETREESLDRTNLEGSTATEGDVKQVTEKVEVKDLVKGEVLGEGDAIYEQGEIDVLVEEKEPVASTGNKEKVEHEIAPGPSEKVDEANCTGEGRVPKAEDTHIEGKETQEESIDSTNVKQITEKVEVEGLAVDKVLEEEKMIPEEGEVDKIMENKEPGASTGSEEKVEHEIAQGPTEKVEEKVNHAGDDRVRSAEDINTKGTQDENIDSTDIMEITVTEGDVKQVTEKVGDESLVQLEKTGITGECQEELDSDVVKSKDGSSCEVQKEHEEQEEVTMETKAEQIKEEVTRESVTPSLEHGQESGEIEGSENAPQSIAIGEPETLCNDSTVMEEVTVRSDIQAGNEKQEFVSLETETKQEEVVLAGDGMTPTMDHHELDSEDKGVSEEALPHRPEDEPEVSCESDTTNNNVEGMTDENDSKEKHGEDLTASCFVEEVDQGEVSIPLEDKGGDIEEAKNEVGNSSQKDEGEGLKQDDLKEDSEKKVQSQKTEDQNKEDKLENETNLKSRTAAEQGVEGIANVETVQENIMGRVIAQGSGDDVKEEPLFGGEGQKVISEDYIKTIEEETRTVNKEVKGTESQNIDPAVVKDVFESKGETIVQCEICVEKVEVELDHQDNYLDEEIHPENLETVGTVAEDSKPSDNSELAPADKVVSQSTVEVETLKDEKINQGLEPTITAADNIKSECMLPDGSEQEKTDELIGKDETVIQQTTADISEDAILEEMATAEKKVDVFNLEKERESKDQKHEHQDEAQEVKQEVTSKEEVKEKSTEKVEENIPDDIQEKEQAPAKEEKQDETQLTQKEEEKGEAEEEEEEEEEGEEDNEEDEEGEKFEFDDEVGQDLEESDQKVCLEDPLKEKETQQQGAETNDSSPVTKTDSQDKEQRSEKGDVDQLKTQDSESEKTGGEQNQKEMEEVCSAGSQGSVKESGERGQQGEDGNKQGDIGRELEKELGEGTKRQSISEDSVGEPVGQTPDSVQDTEDSKSGSTEDLGKQDAAKGSKKGKGKNKDDCRIS, encoded by the exons GTTGAAGAAAGACCGGAGAGGGACTTTGCCGAAAAG GGATCCCGCAGCGCTTCCACCCTATCGGCTGCGACTCTTGCCTCTTTGGGCGGGTCTTCCTCCCGGAGAGGAAGTGGAGACACCTCGATCTCGGCCGATACAGAAGCCTCGATCCGAGAGATTAAG GATATTCATGAGCTAAAGGACCAGATTCAGGATGTGGAGAGCAGATACATGCAGGGGCTCAAAGAAATGAAG GACTCCCTGGCCGAGGTCGAGGAGAAGTACAGGAAGGCCATGGTGTCCAACGCCCAGCTGGACAACGAGAAGTCCAACTTCATGTTCCAGGTGGACACCATGAAGGACTCTCTGATGGAGCTGGAGGAGCAGCTGGCTGAGACAAGGAGAGAGTTAGACGAGAAGGTTaag GAACATGAAAGAGAAAGACACGCCCACTCTGTGTTACAATTCCAGTTTAACGAGATGAAAGAAAACCTCAGACAGAGTGAAGAATTGTTAGCT GAAATTCGGCAGCTGAAACTGAAGCAGGAGAGCTCTGTTAGAGAGGTTTCAGACTTGCAGGAAACCATCGAATGGAAGGATAAAAAGATAGGG GCGTTAGAGAGGCAGAAGGAATATTTTGATGTGATCCGGACTGAGCGTGATGAGCTCAGAGACGAGATTGTCTTGCTCCAGGATGTAATAAAG AAACATGGGATAGTCCTAGGCGCAGAGCTGACAACCAATGGAGAAGTGGGTAACACAGTTCTTGACAGCACAGTCCACGCTGACTCTGTGAAGCGATCAGTGCCGGACTCCACTCCAGTTCTGCAGACTCCTGGGGATGGGCTAATCG GCAAAGCCACGGAGGTGGAGATGAAAATTTCGCTTTTGGCGGATGTTGGAAATAAAGAGATCTTGCAGAGCGCCGGGGACGAGGCTGAAAAGCAGGAGAGCTTGGATGATGATGCTGAGACACAGGAAGGGCATGTCGGTGAAAAGGCAGAAGAGAATTTGGCTGAAAATGAACAGTTGGCGTCAGTGCCTAGTGATGACATACTAAATGATCCAGGGGATGTTCAGCAACGGGAACAGAGTGACATTGCCAGTCAGGCCTCTAGTTATTTGCTTGAGACCGCAGAGACTGACAGTACCTTAGGCAGTAATGCAATTGCTCAGAGCTCAGTTGATGACATAAATCAAAATGACATTCACGAGCACAGTCCAGTTCTTGAGCTGACATACAGTGTAGACAATGGAATTGTAGAGGCCAACAGTCTGATAGCAGAAGGAGAGATCATGAGTGAGAGGGAAACAGAAGTGATTAACAGGGAGGATGAAGGAGGCAAGGAAGTGGTGCAGGTAATAATAACAGGACCAGATGATGATATGGAAAGTGAGACTGAGCAAGACCTTTCCGATAAAGAAGCTGAAACTACTGAAAAGGGTAATAGCGATGGTCAACAAAGTGTTCAGAGTGCAGAGGAGATGAGAATAGAGGGCGGTGAGACTAAAACCCAAGAAGAAAGCTTAAACAGTAACAAGGAAGAGTCAATAACAGGGAGTGCTGTTACTGACAAAGTTTCAGATGAAGAGAATGCAGAGCATGAAGTTGCTCAGGATCCTACAGAAAAAGTTGATGAAGCTAATAGTACTGGTAAGGAAAGAGTTCAGAAAGCCGCGGATTCCTATATTGAAGGCAAAGAAACACAAGAAGAGAGTGATGTAAAGCAATTAACAGAAGAAGTAGAAGTCGAAGGTTTAGTAAAAGTTTTGGGTGAAGGGAATGCGGAAAAGGTTGAGCATGAAATGGCTCCTGGTCCTACAGAAAAAGTTGATGAAGCTAATTGTACTGGTGAGGAAAGAGTTCAGACTGCCAAGGGTACCAATATAGAAGGCAAAGAAACACGAGAGGAAAGCCTAGACAGAACAAATCTTGAGGGAAGTACAGCAACAGAGGGTGATGTAAAACAAGTAACAGAAAAAGTAGAGGTCAAAGATTTGGTAAAAGGTGAAGTTTTGGGTGAAGGGGATGCGATTTATGAGCAGGGAGAAATAGATGTACTGGTGGAAGAAAAGGAGCCAGTGGCAAGTACAGGAAATAAGGAAAAGGTTGAGCATGAAATTGCTCCTGGTCCTTCAGAAAAAGTTGATGAAGCTAATTGTACTGGTGAGGGAAGAGTTCCGAAAGCAGAGGATACCCATATTGAAGGCAAAGAAACACAAGAGGAAAGCATAGACAGCACAAATGTGAAACAAATAACAGAAAAAGTAGAGGTTGAAGGTTTGGCAGTGGACAAAGTTTTGGAGGAAGAGAAGATGATTCCTGAGGAGGGAGAAGTAGATAAAATAATGGAGAACAAGGAGCCAGGGGCAAGTACAGGATCTGAGGAAAAGGTTGAACATGAAATTGCTCAGGGTCCTACAGAAAAAGTTGAAGAAAAAGTGAATCATGCTGGTGACGACAGAGTTAGGAGTGCTGAGGATATCAATACAAAAGGAACACAAGATGAAAACATAGACAGCACCGATATTATGGAAATTACAGTGACAGAGGGTGATGTAAAACAGGTAACAGAAAAAGTAGGGGATGAAAGTTTGGTTCAGTTAGAGAAGACAGGCATTACGGGTGAGTGCCAGGAGGAGTTGGATAGTGATGTAGTGAAGAGCAAAGACGGAAGTTCATGTGAGGTTCAGAAGGAGCACGAGGAACAGGAAGAGGTTACCATGGAAACCAAAGCAGAGCAGATAAAAGAGGAAGTGACCAGGGAATCTGTGACACCTTCCTTAGAACATGGGCAGGAATCCGGGGAGATTGAGGGTAGTGAAAATGCCCCACAAAGTATTGCGATTGGAGAACCAGAGACTTTATGCAATGACAGCACAGTCATGGAGGAGGTGACTGTGAGATCAGACATCCAGGCTGGCAATGAGAAACAAGAATTTGTTTCTTTAGAGACTGAAACAAAGCAGGAAGAAGTGGTCCTAGCAGGAGATGGAATGACCCCAACCATGGACCACCATGAGCTGGATTCCGAGGACAAAGGTGTAAGTGAGGAAGCCTTACCACACAGACCTGAGGATGAACCAGAAGTTAGTTGTGAAAGTGACACAACCAACAACAATGTAGAAGGAATGACTGATGAGAATGACAGTAAAGAAAAGCATGGAGAAGATTTGACGGCTTCGTGTTTTGTAGAAGAAGTAGACCAAGGAGAAGTCTCAATACCTCTGGAAGATAAGGGTGGAGATATTGAGGAAGCCAAGAACGAGGTAGGCAACAGCAGCCAAAAGGATGAAGGAGAAGGACTTAAACAAGACGACTTGAAGGAAGATTCTGAAAAGAAAGTGCAGAGTCAGAAAACTGAAGACCAAAACAAAGAAGATAAACTTGAAAATGAAACCAATTTAAAAAGTCGGACTGCAGCAGAGCAGGGTGTTGAAGGAATAGCAAATGTTGAAACTGTACAGGAAAATATCATGGGTAGAGTCATAGCTCAAGGGTCTGGAGATGATGTAAAAGAGGAACCTTTGTTTGGTGGAGAGGGTCAAAAAGTAATTTCAGAAGACTACATTAAGACCATTGAAGAAGAAACGAGAACTGTAAACAAGGAAGTGAAGGGAACAGAGAGTCAAAACATAGATCCAGCAGTTGTTAAAGACGTCTTTGAGTCTAAGGGAGAAACAATAGTTCAGTGTGAAATCTGTGTGGAGAAAGTAGAGGTTGAACTTGACCACCAAGACAATTATTTAGATGAAGAAATACACCCTGAGAACCTTGAAACAGTTGGCACTGTCGCAGAGGATAGTAAACCCAGTGATAACTCTGAACTGGCACCAGCAGACAAAGTGGTGTCACAAAGTACCGTAGAAGTAGAGACCCTTAAAGATGAGAAAATCAATCAGGGTCTTGAGCCAACAATCACAGCGGCAGATAATATCAAATCAGAATGTATGTTGCCTGATGGCAGTGAGCAGGAGAAAACTGATGAACTGATTGGCAAAGATGAAACAGTCATTCAGCAAACTACAGCCGATATAAGCGAAGATGCTATATTGGAGGAAATGGCTACTGCTGAGAAGAAAGTTGATGTATTTAATttggagaaagaaagagagagtaAAGACCAGAAACATGAACACCAAGACGAGGCCCAGGAAGTGAAGCAAGAGGTAACTTCAAAAGAAGAGGTAAAAGAAAAGAGTACGGAAAAAGTGGAGGAGAACATTCCTGACGACATCCAAGAAAAAGAGCAAGCACCTGCTAAAGAGGAAAAGCAGGATGAGACACAGCTCACACAAAAGGAAGAGGAGAAAGGcgaggcagaggaggaggaggaggaggaggaggagggggaagagGACAATGAGGAAGACGAGGAAGGAGAGAAATTCGAGTTTGATGATGAAGTGGGACAGGATTTGGAGGAATCGGATCAGAAAGTTTGCCTAGAAGATCCACTTAAGGAAAAAGAGACACAGCAACAGGGTGCTGAAACAAACGATAGTAGTCCTGTGACCAAGACTGATAGTCAAGATAAAGAACAAAGAAGTGAGAAGGGAGATGTAGATCAGCTTAAAACTCAAGATTCAGAAAGTGAAAAGACAGGGGGAGAGCAAAACCAAAAGGAAATGGAGGAGGTGTGTTCTGCTGGTAGTCAGGGAAGTGTGAAGGAGTCGGGAGAGAGAGGGCAGCAGGGTGAGGACGGGAACAAGCAAGGGGACATAGGGAGGGAGCTCGAGAAGGAGCTGGGAGAGGGTACGAAAAGGCAAAGTATCTCTGAAGACAGTGTAGGGGAACCCGTGGGGCAGACACCAGACAGCGTACAGGATACGGAGGACAGCAAGTCAGGAAGTACTGAGGATCTTGGAAAGCAAGATGCAGCCAAGGGGAGTAAGAAAGGAAAGGGGAAAAATAAGGATGATTGTCGGATATCATGA
- the LOC117426789 gene encoding uncharacterized protein LOC117426789 isoform X34 yields MGTQGPGRKRNPNRDRLTAEDDALNVIAREAESRLAAKRAARAEARDIRMKELERQQKEIYQVQKKYYGLDNKWGDIEQWMEDSERYSRRARRNTSMSDDDERMSVGSRGSLRPSEYSGFPGSSSRASSRASSARASPVVEERPERDFAEKGSRSASTLSAATLASLGGSSSRRGSGDTSISADTEASIREIKDSLAEVEEKYRKAMVSNAQLDNEKSNFMFQVDTMKDSLMELEEQLAETRRELDEKVKEHERERHAHSVLQFQFNEMKENLRQSEELLAEIRQLKLKQESSVREVSDLQETIEWKDKKIGALERQKEYFDVIRTERDELRDEIVLLQDVIKKHGIVLGAELTTNGEVGNTVLDSTVHADSVKRSVPDSTPVLQTPGDGLIGKATEVEMKISLLADVGNKEILQSAGDEAEKQESLDDDAETQEGHVGEKAEENLAENEQLASVPSDDILNDPGDVQQREQSDIASQASSYLLETAETDSTLGSNAIAQSSVDDINQNDIHEHSPVLELTYSVDNGIVEANSLIAEGEIMSERETEVINREDEGGKEVVQVIITGPDDDMESETEQDLSDKEAETTEKGNSDGQQSVQSAEEMRIEGGETKTQEESLNSNKEESITGSAVTDKVSDEENAEHEVAQDPTEKVDEANSTGKERVQKAADSYIEGKETQEESDVKQLTEEVEVEGLVKVLGEGNAEKVEHEMAPGPTEKVDEANCTGEERVQTAKGTNIEGKETREESLDRTNLEGSTATEGDVKQVTEKVEVKDLVKGEVLGEGDAIYEQGEIDVLVEEKEPVASTGNKEKVEHEIAPGPSEKVDEANCTGEGRVPKAEDTHIEGKETQEESIDSTNVKQITEKVEVEGLAVDKVLEEEKMIPEEGEVDKIMENKEPGASTGSEEKVEHEIAQGPTEKVEEKVNHAGDDRVRSAEDINTKGTQDENIDSTDIMEITVTEGDVKQVTEKVGDESLVQLEKTGITGECQEELDSDVVKSKDGSSCEVQKEHEEQEEVTMETKAEQIKEEVTRESVTPSLEHGQESGEIEGSENAPQSIAIGEPETLCNDSTVMEEVTVRSDIQAGNEKQEFVSLETETKQEEVVLAGDGMTPTMDHHELDSEDKGVSEEALPHRPEDEPEVSCESDTTNNNVEGMTDENDSKEKHGEDLTASCFVEEVDQGEVSIPLEDKGGDIEEAKNEVGNSSQKDEGEGLKQDDLKEDSEKKVQSQKTEDQNKEDKLENETNLKSRTAAEQGVEGIANVETVQENIMGRVIAQGSGDDVKEEPLFGGEGQKVISEDYIKTIEEETRTVNKEVKGTESQNIDPAVVKDVFESKGETIVQCEICVEKVEVELDHQDNYLDEEIHPENLETVGTVAEDSKPSDNSELAPADKVVSQSTVEVETLKDEKINQGLEPTITAADNIKSECMLPDGSEQEKTDELIGKDETVIQQTTADISEDAILEEMATAEKKVDVFNLEKERESKDQKHEHQDEAQEVKQEVTSKEEVKEKSTEKVEENIPDDIQEKEQAPAKEEKQDETQLTQKEEEKGEAEEEEEEEEEGEEDNEEDEEGEKFEFDDEVGQDLEESDQKVCLEDPLKEKETQQQGAETNDSSPVTKTDSQDKEQRSEKGDVDQLKTQDSESEKTGGEQNQKEMEEVCSAGSQGSVKESGERGQQGEDGNKQGDIGRELEKELGEGTKRQSISEDSVGEPVGQTPDSVQDTEDSKSGSTEDLGKQDAAKGSKKGKGKNKDDCRIS; encoded by the exons GTTGAAGAAAGACCGGAGAGGGACTTTGCCGAAAAG GGATCCCGCAGCGCTTCCACCCTATCGGCTGCGACTCTTGCCTCTTTGGGCGGGTCTTCCTCCCGGAGAGGAAGTGGAGACACCTCGATCTCGGCCGATACAGAAGCCTCGATCCGAGAGATTAAG GACTCCCTGGCCGAGGTCGAGGAGAAGTACAGGAAGGCCATGGTGTCCAACGCCCAGCTGGACAACGAGAAGTCCAACTTCATGTTCCAGGTGGACACCATGAAGGACTCTCTGATGGAGCTGGAGGAGCAGCTGGCTGAGACAAGGAGAGAGTTAGACGAGAAGGTTaag GAACATGAAAGAGAAAGACACGCCCACTCTGTGTTACAATTCCAGTTTAACGAGATGAAAGAAAACCTCAGACAGAGTGAAGAATTGTTAGCT GAAATTCGGCAGCTGAAACTGAAGCAGGAGAGCTCTGTTAGAGAGGTTTCAGACTTGCAGGAAACCATCGAATGGAAGGATAAAAAGATAGGG GCGTTAGAGAGGCAGAAGGAATATTTTGATGTGATCCGGACTGAGCGTGATGAGCTCAGAGACGAGATTGTCTTGCTCCAGGATGTAATAAAG AAACATGGGATAGTCCTAGGCGCAGAGCTGACAACCAATGGAGAAGTGGGTAACACAGTTCTTGACAGCACAGTCCACGCTGACTCTGTGAAGCGATCAGTGCCGGACTCCACTCCAGTTCTGCAGACTCCTGGGGATGGGCTAATCG GCAAAGCCACGGAGGTGGAGATGAAAATTTCGCTTTTGGCGGATGTTGGAAATAAAGAGATCTTGCAGAGCGCCGGGGACGAGGCTGAAAAGCAGGAGAGCTTGGATGATGATGCTGAGACACAGGAAGGGCATGTCGGTGAAAAGGCAGAAGAGAATTTGGCTGAAAATGAACAGTTGGCGTCAGTGCCTAGTGATGACATACTAAATGATCCAGGGGATGTTCAGCAACGGGAACAGAGTGACATTGCCAGTCAGGCCTCTAGTTATTTGCTTGAGACCGCAGAGACTGACAGTACCTTAGGCAGTAATGCAATTGCTCAGAGCTCAGTTGATGACATAAATCAAAATGACATTCACGAGCACAGTCCAGTTCTTGAGCTGACATACAGTGTAGACAATGGAATTGTAGAGGCCAACAGTCTGATAGCAGAAGGAGAGATCATGAGTGAGAGGGAAACAGAAGTGATTAACAGGGAGGATGAAGGAGGCAAGGAAGTGGTGCAGGTAATAATAACAGGACCAGATGATGATATGGAAAGTGAGACTGAGCAAGACCTTTCCGATAAAGAAGCTGAAACTACTGAAAAGGGTAATAGCGATGGTCAACAAAGTGTTCAGAGTGCAGAGGAGATGAGAATAGAGGGCGGTGAGACTAAAACCCAAGAAGAAAGCTTAAACAGTAACAAGGAAGAGTCAATAACAGGGAGTGCTGTTACTGACAAAGTTTCAGATGAAGAGAATGCAGAGCATGAAGTTGCTCAGGATCCTACAGAAAAAGTTGATGAAGCTAATAGTACTGGTAAGGAAAGAGTTCAGAAAGCCGCGGATTCCTATATTGAAGGCAAAGAAACACAAGAAGAGAGTGATGTAAAGCAATTAACAGAAGAAGTAGAAGTCGAAGGTTTAGTAAAAGTTTTGGGTGAAGGGAATGCGGAAAAGGTTGAGCATGAAATGGCTCCTGGTCCTACAGAAAAAGTTGATGAAGCTAATTGTACTGGTGAGGAAAGAGTTCAGACTGCCAAGGGTACCAATATAGAAGGCAAAGAAACACGAGAGGAAAGCCTAGACAGAACAAATCTTGAGGGAAGTACAGCAACAGAGGGTGATGTAAAACAAGTAACAGAAAAAGTAGAGGTCAAAGATTTGGTAAAAGGTGAAGTTTTGGGTGAAGGGGATGCGATTTATGAGCAGGGAGAAATAGATGTACTGGTGGAAGAAAAGGAGCCAGTGGCAAGTACAGGAAATAAGGAAAAGGTTGAGCATGAAATTGCTCCTGGTCCTTCAGAAAAAGTTGATGAAGCTAATTGTACTGGTGAGGGAAGAGTTCCGAAAGCAGAGGATACCCATATTGAAGGCAAAGAAACACAAGAGGAAAGCATAGACAGCACAAATGTGAAACAAATAACAGAAAAAGTAGAGGTTGAAGGTTTGGCAGTGGACAAAGTTTTGGAGGAAGAGAAGATGATTCCTGAGGAGGGAGAAGTAGATAAAATAATGGAGAACAAGGAGCCAGGGGCAAGTACAGGATCTGAGGAAAAGGTTGAACATGAAATTGCTCAGGGTCCTACAGAAAAAGTTGAAGAAAAAGTGAATCATGCTGGTGACGACAGAGTTAGGAGTGCTGAGGATATCAATACAAAAGGAACACAAGATGAAAACATAGACAGCACCGATATTATGGAAATTACAGTGACAGAGGGTGATGTAAAACAGGTAACAGAAAAAGTAGGGGATGAAAGTTTGGTTCAGTTAGAGAAGACAGGCATTACGGGTGAGTGCCAGGAGGAGTTGGATAGTGATGTAGTGAAGAGCAAAGACGGAAGTTCATGTGAGGTTCAGAAGGAGCACGAGGAACAGGAAGAGGTTACCATGGAAACCAAAGCAGAGCAGATAAAAGAGGAAGTGACCAGGGAATCTGTGACACCTTCCTTAGAACATGGGCAGGAATCCGGGGAGATTGAGGGTAGTGAAAATGCCCCACAAAGTATTGCGATTGGAGAACCAGAGACTTTATGCAATGACAGCACAGTCATGGAGGAGGTGACTGTGAGATCAGACATCCAGGCTGGCAATGAGAAACAAGAATTTGTTTCTTTAGAGACTGAAACAAAGCAGGAAGAAGTGGTCCTAGCAGGAGATGGAATGACCCCAACCATGGACCACCATGAGCTGGATTCCGAGGACAAAGGTGTAAGTGAGGAAGCCTTACCACACAGACCTGAGGATGAACCAGAAGTTAGTTGTGAAAGTGACACAACCAACAACAATGTAGAAGGAATGACTGATGAGAATGACAGTAAAGAAAAGCATGGAGAAGATTTGACGGCTTCGTGTTTTGTAGAAGAAGTAGACCAAGGAGAAGTCTCAATACCTCTGGAAGATAAGGGTGGAGATATTGAGGAAGCCAAGAACGAGGTAGGCAACAGCAGCCAAAAGGATGAAGGAGAAGGACTTAAACAAGACGACTTGAAGGAAGATTCTGAAAAGAAAGTGCAGAGTCAGAAAACTGAAGACCAAAACAAAGAAGATAAACTTGAAAATGAAACCAATTTAAAAAGTCGGACTGCAGCAGAGCAGGGTGTTGAAGGAATAGCAAATGTTGAAACTGTACAGGAAAATATCATGGGTAGAGTCATAGCTCAAGGGTCTGGAGATGATGTAAAAGAGGAACCTTTGTTTGGTGGAGAGGGTCAAAAAGTAATTTCAGAAGACTACATTAAGACCATTGAAGAAGAAACGAGAACTGTAAACAAGGAAGTGAAGGGAACAGAGAGTCAAAACATAGATCCAGCAGTTGTTAAAGACGTCTTTGAGTCTAAGGGAGAAACAATAGTTCAGTGTGAAATCTGTGTGGAGAAAGTAGAGGTTGAACTTGACCACCAAGACAATTATTTAGATGAAGAAATACACCCTGAGAACCTTGAAACAGTTGGCACTGTCGCAGAGGATAGTAAACCCAGTGATAACTCTGAACTGGCACCAGCAGACAAAGTGGTGTCACAAAGTACCGTAGAAGTAGAGACCCTTAAAGATGAGAAAATCAATCAGGGTCTTGAGCCAACAATCACAGCGGCAGATAATATCAAATCAGAATGTATGTTGCCTGATGGCAGTGAGCAGGAGAAAACTGATGAACTGATTGGCAAAGATGAAACAGTCATTCAGCAAACTACAGCCGATATAAGCGAAGATGCTATATTGGAGGAAATGGCTACTGCTGAGAAGAAAGTTGATGTATTTAATttggagaaagaaagagagagtaAAGACCAGAAACATGAACACCAAGACGAGGCCCAGGAAGTGAAGCAAGAGGTAACTTCAAAAGAAGAGGTAAAAGAAAAGAGTACGGAAAAAGTGGAGGAGAACATTCCTGACGACATCCAAGAAAAAGAGCAAGCACCTGCTAAAGAGGAAAAGCAGGATGAGACACAGCTCACACAAAAGGAAGAGGAGAAAGGcgaggcagaggaggaggaggaggaggaggaggagggggaagagGACAATGAGGAAGACGAGGAAGGAGAGAAATTCGAGTTTGATGATGAAGTGGGACAGGATTTGGAGGAATCGGATCAGAAAGTTTGCCTAGAAGATCCACTTAAGGAAAAAGAGACACAGCAACAGGGTGCTGAAACAAACGATAGTAGTCCTGTGACCAAGACTGATAGTCAAGATAAAGAACAAAGAAGTGAGAAGGGAGATGTAGATCAGCTTAAAACTCAAGATTCAGAAAGTGAAAAGACAGGGGGAGAGCAAAACCAAAAGGAAATGGAGGAGGTGTGTTCTGCTGGTAGTCAGGGAAGTGTGAAGGAGTCGGGAGAGAGAGGGCAGCAGGGTGAGGACGGGAACAAGCAAGGGGACATAGGGAGGGAGCTCGAGAAGGAGCTGGGAGAGGGTACGAAAAGGCAAAGTATCTCTGAAGACAGTGTAGGGGAACCCGTGGGGCAGACACCAGACAGCGTACAGGATACGGAGGACAGCAAGTCAGGAAGTACTGAGGATCTTGGAAAGCAAGATGCAGCCAAGGGGAGTAAGAAAGGAAAGGGGAAAAATAAGGATGATTGTCGGATATCATGA